TCTCGGCGTTGAACTTTATCAATCCCGGGAAGAATCAATACGCGTACAGACTCGACGGAGTGGATCCATCGTGGGTGACAACAACGAGTAACAGACGAATTGCGAGTTATACAGGGTTGGCGCCGGGAGTCTACACGTTTCAGGTGCGCGGGTCGAACAATGACGGCGTGTGGAATGAGAGCGGCATCGTGATCACCGTGATCATTGAGTCGCCCTGGTGGGGCACCTGGACCTTTCGCGGCATTGTAGGACTCCTTGCCATCATCCTCACCGTTGTCGGCATTCGAATCAGAACCCACGTCGTACGCAAGCACGAGCAGGAGAAGACCAACAGTGCCGTGCAGGCAACGTTGGAGTCGCAGGAGGCTGAGAGACAGCGTATCGCCCGCGACCTTCACGACGGAATAGGTCAGCTCCTTGCCGCAGCCGGCATTAATCTCACACGTTTGCGAGACACCATCATCCGTCGGGCAGCTACAGACAAAGATGCTGCGGAACTCTTGGAGCCCCTTGACAAGACCGAGTGGATCTTGCATCGGACAACGAAGGACGTGCGGACGTTGAGTCACGCCCTTGGTATCAGTACGTTGCAGGAGCTCGGACTTACGGCCGCATTGGGCGAACTCATCTCCAACATCTCCGGCAAAGAAGAGACGCGGTTCGATCTTGTGGCCGTGGGACTTGAGGCAAGACTTGCCGAGCCGACCGAGATCGGTTTGTTCCGCATTGCGCAGGAGCTGATAGCCAACGTGTTACGTCACGCAGACGCCACCGAGGCCAGCGTGCAGGTCATGCAGGAGGGCGACGAGCTCCGCCTCACCGTTGAAGACAACGGCATCGGCTTCGACATGTCAACCGCCCAGGCCGGCATGGGTCTGCGCAACATCGCCGCCCGCGCCGCCGCCATCGGCGGCGAGCTGCATTATGATTCGAACGTGGGGCAGGGCACCACGGTTACCGTGGTGGTCCGGCACTTGGTGCCCGGCACCTAGGGTGCCGGGTGCGTGCCGGGAACCTAGGGTGCCGGGTGCGGCTCCGGGAACATTCTGTAGATTTACGTCCCAAGCCCCATGCTCAACATCCTCATCGCTGACGATCACGACATCTTTATCGAAGCGCTCGTTTCGCTGCTGCAAGACTCGTCCGAGATCAATGTTCTTGCGACCGCTTCCACGGGTCAAGACGCTGTGCGTCTGGTAGAAGAGTATCCAGAAGCAGACGTCCTCGTACTCGACATTTCGATGCCAATGATGGACGGTATTGAGGCGCTCACAGAGATCCGAAAGTCGAAGAGCATGATCCCGGTGTTGATGCTCACGCAGGAGTATGCCGGCGGCACGATCTCGCGTGCGATGAAGGCCGGCGCTTCGGGATATGTTCTCAAGACCGCGGGCCGGGATGAGTTCATGCTCGCAATAGCAACCGTTGCCCGCGGCGAAGAGTACATCAGTGATGCCGCAAAGGCATCGCTCATTCAGCGCGTAACGGGAAAGAAAGAGGCCGGCGAGAACATTCCGCTCACCCGCGCCGAGCTTGAAGTGTTACGTCTTGTGGCCAACGGCAAGACAACAAAGGAGATCGCTGAGCAACTCTTCGTCAGCCCCTTCACTGTTGAGACCCATCGCAGGAACCTCCTGCAGAAGCTCAGCCTTAGGAATGCGGCGGCGCTCGTACGATATGCCATCGAGAACGGACTTGCGGATGAGTAGCTTCTTTAAGCGCCTTCTTCAAGCACCTTCTTCAAGCGCCTTCTTTAAGTGCCTCCGTAAGAGTATGGTTTCGTGACATGAGATCATCCGGCAAAAAGCCCCCTATTCAGTCCAATGGCACACTGAAGATGTTCGACGTCGTGATGCTCGTGATCAGTCTCGTGATCGGGATGGGCATTTTTCGGGCGCCGGCCGTTGTTGCATCACGTTCCGGGAATGAAACGATATTCTACCTGGCGTGGATCACGGGTGGCGTGATCGCGATCTGTGGGGCCTTGGCATTTGCGGACATCGGAAGGAGGATGCCGGTAACCGGTGCGTATTACCGGATCTACGCAAAGGCATATCATCCCGTTGTTGCTTTTGCGGTGAATGTGATCATCCTTGTTTCGAACGCGGCGTCTGCAGCCGGAGTTGCGATCATCGGTGCAGAATACGTCGCATCGTGGTTGCCCGGCGTGCACACGAGCATCACAGCCACTGCGATGATCGTTCTTCTGTACGGACTTAACCTTCTCGGACTTCGTACGAGTGCAACGGTTCAGAACGTTCTGATCGGGATCAAGGTCCTGATGTTGTTGTGCATCATCGCCGCGCTTGTTCTCGTTGATGCCGCGCCGACCACAACGGTCTCTTCCGTTCTTCCCGGTAAGGGGCTTTGGGAGTCGTTTGGACTTGCCTTGATCGCGGTGTCCTTTACGTACGGAGGATATCAATCCACGATCAATTTTGGCGGGGAGATCTCTGATAGCACGAGAAAGATGCCCCTTGCCATCGTTCTTGGAGTGTTGATCATCACCACGATCTATCTGTTGGCGAATCTTGCCTACGTTCACGTGTTAGGGTTCGATCAATTAGCCCACTCCACGTCGATCGCGGCGATGGTTGTGGACAGACTCTTCGGTCCTGCCGGGTCCACTCTCCTCTCCATCGTCCTCGTGATCAGCGTCTTTGGCTACGTGAACGTAGCCATGCTCTCAAACCCACGAGTGATCAATGCGATGAGTGAGGATGGTGTGTTGCCGGCTCGACTCTCCTCCACGTCAGGGGGCTTCCGTCACGGATCTCTGATCGCCTTCACACTTCTGAGTGTGCTCTGCGTTTACGTTGGTGAGTCGTTCGAACGGATCTTGAACTACACGATCTTCATCGACGCTATTGGACTTGCCTGCGGCGCCGCCTCGATTTATTGGCTCGCCGGACCCCGGGTACGCCCGCACATCCACATCGCCGTAGGCGTCTTCGTGATGTCATGCGTCTTCACGGCAGTGAACATCATCATGTTTGACACCACGGCGGCGGTGTATGGCCTAGCCTTGTTCGCGGTGGTCATCCTTACGGGGATCGCGATGTTCATCCGCCGCACCCGGCTTCGCACCCGGCACTAAGCGGCACCGTGCCCGGCACCAAGGGTGCCAGCGGCACCAAGGGTGCCAGCGGCACCAAGGGTGCCAGCGGCACCGTGCCCGGCACCAAGGGTGCCGGGCACGGCTTCCCATCGGGCCTTCGTCAACGACCGAGTCGGAAGCTCACTGGCACGAAGACGTGGCACGCCACATTCTGACCGTTGTTGTTGGCCGGTGTAAACTGAATCGAACGTATTCCATCAAGCGCAGCCTGCTCAAGGATCGGATTGTCGCTCTCAACAACGATGGCAGTAACAATGGAACCATCAACACCGATCAACGCCTTCACGAGCACCGTTCCTTCTATTCCGTTCCGTCGCGCAACGTCGGGATACCTCATCGCCATCTTCAGTGCTTGCTCATCGTAGCTCGGCTCCTTCGTCACGACAACGAACTCATCGTCAACGGTATCCTCTTCGATAGGGGGCTCCATCGTAACTGTGGTTCCTGAACCATTCGGATCTCCAACGGGACCACTACCAAGGTCGCCGTTATCTCCGTCCTGCGGAACAACAACGTTCAGCGTTATGATCTCTGGTTCGGCTACCTTTTCAACGCTCTTGTAGGTCTGGCCGGACGGTTTCCGCGCTGAAACGACCTTTGCCTTTGCATCCGTAGAGCCCCCTACCAGATCATTGATGATCTTCAGCTTCCGGTTATCAATAATGCAAATGCTGACATACTCTGTGATCCCCTTCACAATCGGATAGGTTCTCAGCGTAGACGAGTAAGCGGCTATGAGCACGGCCATAACAATAAGTGCTAGGCCATATCCGGAATACGCATCCCGTTTCATATGAACGGCACGGGGCTGATGACGGTATGAGGCATTCATCGCGGGCTCCCTTCGGTGTATGACCTAAGGACGCAATGATGAAACGGATGGTTACACTGCACAACACCCACAACCCGCGCCCGGCACCTAGGGTGCCGGGCGCGACGCTAGGGCGGATTGTGACACTGCCCGGCACCCTTGGTGCCGGGCGCGACGCTAGGAGTGTGACGCTAGACGAGACGCATGTCTGCAAGGTCTTTCGCCAATTCGAGGTCATCGATCTTGGTAGAGTGGATATTCTCCAAGAGGTACGACTCATACTTTTCGGCAGAACCAAATACTTCAATGATAAAGCTGTGCGCTGCCTGGATCAGCGAACGCAGACCAAGAGTTTCTCGAAGATTCGAATACACCCATTCTGCCGGATGCCGAACGAGAGTACCCTTGATCGGATTGTTGTGTATGTATCTGCAAAGACACTTGAAGTATGAATCCGTGGTCACATGCTTCATTTGGTAGCGTCCTTCATAAATCGTCCCAGTTCTCTTTAGCTGCGCATTCACTCGTCGAGAATACTCCCCGCAAAGCATATGCATGAACAGATCGACTCTCCCCTCTGCTTCAACCCGAACCAACAAGTGAAAGTGATTCGGCATGAGACAGACCGCTATGATCACCACATTGCACTTTTCAGCATACACCTGCATCAAAGTCAGAAAGAGATAGTACATCGTTGGCGAGAAGAAAAGAAGCATACGCAAGGCTCCTCGATTGTAGATGTGGTAGCACTCTCCTACTGCGGCGACGGTTTTTCTCTTCGGCATGTCAGTACTCCTGTTTGTGAATTGGATTCCTGACATAGTGCCTGCACGCCATCCGAACGTGACATCCGAATGGTTTACCCGCGCCCGGCACCCTTGGTGCCGGGAACGTTTCACGGAACTGTTTACCCGTACCCGGCACCCTTGGTGCCGGGTACGTTTCACGGAACGGTTTACCCGCGCCCGGCACCCTTGGTGCCGGGCGCGGTACGGTATTGGTATTTTGCGCGATGCTCCGCGCACTCCTCCTCCTCGCCCTCGGGATCTCCATCCCGTCGCTTTGCGTTCTCGCCGGAGATACAACGGAACATCGCCTCATCGGCAATGCGGCCTTCATTGATGCGCTTACGACGAACGAGCAGGTCCGCACGCTCCTCTCCGACAACGACATCACGGAGATCGTTGGGATCGTTGACGGAGCAGGCGGCCCGGATATCCTCCTCACCTATGGCGATGTCTCGCAGATCCTCTCAACTCCCAACACCGATGCACTGACGCTTCTCAAGTCCCTACAATCGGCCGTCCTCAGTCAACAACGAGGCGCAAGGATCTACCTCAACAGCAAAACACTCAACCTTCTTCGATCCCCTGCCGCGCTCTCACACGCAACGGAACTTCATCACCGCGTTACACCAGGTGCCTCGTATGCATCGCAACTGCATGCTATCACGCCTGCTCTTGCTCGACAGTTCCTACCCACGCTCAGGGATCGGTCGGAACAACAGTTCACGTTCACAGCGAATTCCGATACGCTCGATTGGACTCTCCCCGACTCTCTGGATAGGGGGCTCACGGCTCCTGCTATGTATGCACTCTTCCATGCACGTGCTCGCGCACTCCTCCTACATGGCATGAGCCTCGGCAAACGATCCCAACGGTCGCAGTTCGTCAAACTTGCCATGATCACTTCGGCCATCGCCGATCACTTCCTTATTGATCTCTTTGCCAGCGATCACCATATTGCTGACTGTCACCACGCACCGGAAAGCTCTCTTCATTCACCTGTAACGAACTCTTCTCTTGAACAACAAGGATGCGAAGAGTTCTATCGTACTATTGGAATTGCGTTCCGCTTTGCCCACGACCCGACCATGGAGTTCCTCTACGGCGATGGTTGGTTCGATCCGGCTCAGATCTCACGCGCCCAAACAGCGATCGCTACATCTGTAGACGATGTTGCTGCAACGGTGGTCCCGTATCACGACTATGTAGATGACGTGCTTCGCGTGTTCACAGACAAACCGCCATTCCCCGATCCATACGGTCGCGCATTTCTCTACACCCCGGAACCACTCATTGACGAACGGTACGAGAATGCCCGTGTTCTTGCCCGGTCCGTACGCGGTCCGTTCTTTGAGCTGAGCGCACATGCTCTCACAGTTGGACGCACGGTTGGCTATACGATCGATGCCTCGGCAGGCATCATCTACAATCTCTCATCATTCGGACTTCCTCGCTCCCGTTCAGCAGGCTATGAGACAGTAACGGCCTTTGTACCAAGCGTGATGGCAACGTATGGTTTTGCACGCGATAAGTGGTTTGCACTTCTTCGCGCAGGGTTTGGCGTGCAGCTGTTCGACGCGTTGAAGATCGGACTCTCTGCTGGCCCGTCCGTCAGCGCCGTAACAGTATCGGGCGGCGGTCTTCCAATACCCGTCTTCATTGATGCCAATTTCCTCTCCAAACCGCTATCATATCACGTTGGCTTGGAGTTCTTACTCTCTGTTGCCGTAACACAGAACGCCCCGTATGACCTGCGACTCGGCGCAGCATTCGTGTTCTATTAAAAGGGGCTTTCATATGTTCACACCATGATCACTAACCTTCGTATCAAGAATATGGTGTGTTCTCGCTGCAAACGCGTGATCACTGAAGACCTCACGTCGCTCGGCATTCGTGTGGTGGATGTTCGCATCGGTGAAGCCGTTGTTGAGCACGATAGTTCTCTTCCGCTCGATCGCATCAGAGAGATGCTCATCAAGGATGGATTCGATCTTGTTGAGGACCGTACTACCGCCTTGGTGGAACGCGTGAAGGAGCTCATCATCGATCTTGTGCAAGGTGACAGACTGTCCGCCATGCATCTCAAACTCAGTGAATACATCGAACAGGCCACACAACGAGACTATCGATACATCAGCACGGTGTTCTCACAAACAGCTGGATGTACGATCGAGAAGTATCTCATTGCACAGAAGATCGAGCGCATTAAGGAACTCCTCGTCTACGATGAGATGTCACTCACGGATATCGCCTTCACACTTGGCTATAGCAGTGTTGCCTATCTCTCCAATCAATTCAAACAAGAGACCGGCCTGCCCCCTACCACCTTCAAGAAAGAGGCAGTGCAGGCACGAAAAGGTATAGAGACCATTGGTTCGTGATCGAACCTGAAAATCTTACAAGTGCGGTGTGGTGTACCGTAACATAGAGGGTATTGCAAGGGGCTAGGTTGCATCCGTAATCAACGGAGCAATTTTATGCCTACATCATCATCGCCAACCGGGCAACAAAAAGTCAGCATGACGATCACAGGAATGACCTGTGCCTCATGCGCTGTGAACGTCGAAGAAGCACTGCGCAGACTCGACGGAGTGACAGACGTTTCCGTCAACCCGGTCTCTGATAAAGCCCACGTCACCACACAGGGCCCAATAGCGCCCGAACTCCTCACACAGGCCGTGAAGAAGGCCGGATATCGTGCGCAGATCGATGGATCAGGTGGGTCGAACGGATCCACAGATTTCAAACTTCTGGCTCACCAAGATCTCGTTAAGAGATTCTGGATCGTACTGCCATTCAGCGTGGTAACGATGATCCTGGGAATGACGATGTTCTTCCCAACGGTTCAGGAAACAGTGTCCGAACAAACCCTGAATTGGGTCCAACTCCTTCTGACAATCCCGGTTCTTTGGATAGCCGGACGTGAATACGCAGTGGCTGCGTGGAATGCGGGACTGCATCGCACTGCAACGATGGACACGCTAGTGACGATCGGCACGGGCACAGCATTTGTCTACAGCGCTGTAGCCACCATTGCGCCACAGCTGTTTCATGACGCAGGACAACATCCGCACGTCTATTTCGACACAACGGCCACGATCCTTACGCTGATAACACTCGGCAAGGTTCTCGAAGGACGTGCGAAACTTCAGACCTCAGAGGCCATGGCCAGACTCATGGTCCTTCAACCGTCAACAGCTCGCGTTGTACGAACCGGCCTGGAGATAGATCTTCCTATCGACGATGTTGAAGTCGGAGACACGATCATCATCCGCCCGGGCGAACGTATCCCGATAGATGCGCGTGTTCTGTCCGGCTCCACGTCTGTGGATGAATCAATGGTCACTGGTGAAAGCATTCCCGTGACAAAAACCGCCGGAGCTGTGCTCATTGGAGGTACGATCAATAGAACAGGGATCGTCCGGGCTACTGTGATGCGTGTTGGAGCTGATACAACGCTGCGACAGATCATGCAGCTTGTGGAACAGGCACAAAGCAGCAAGGCACCGATCCAGAGGCTTGCCGATCTGATCAGCTCGTGGTTCGTGCCGGCCGTACTCATCATCGCCGTTGCAACGTTTGTAGCGTGGTTCAATGTGTTGCCGATCGACACGCGCCTAGCTGGCGCTCTGATCAATCTCGTTTCCGTTCTCATCATTGCTTGTCCATGCGCTCTTGGCCTTGCAACACCTACAGCCATCATGGTTGGGACAGGAAAGGGAACGGAATCCGGCCTCGTGATTCGCAATGCCGAGGCACTTGAAACAGCTCATCGCGTGACAATGGTGGTTCTTGACAAGACTGGTACGATCACCATTGGCAGACCGACTGTTACCGACTCGTTGATCCATGAGGAACTCGATGCCCTACATCTCATGTCGGCCATCCATTCCATCGAATCAAAAAGCGAGCACCCCCTTGCTGATGCACTTGCCTCCCACACCAGATCACGTGGTGCTACCCTGACTGACGTCTCAGACATCACCGTGGAGCCTGGTTTCGGGATCCGTGCAGTTGTACATGATCATACAATGTTGATCGGGAATGAAGATCTCCTCAACGCTCACAATATCGTTCGGCAACCGTCTTTTTCCGCTACAGAGGGATCGTGGCAACGGTCAGCTCAGACCGTGTTGTTTGTTGCTCAGGACGGCGAACATGTTGCCTCATTTGCAGTATCCGATACTGTTCGACCCACATCTGCTGTAGCCATCGCCTCACTGCAGAACATGGGGCTCCGTGTTGCATTGCTTACCGGCGATGCACGCTCTACAGCTGCTGCTATTGCTGAATCCGTGGGGATCGACGAGGTCTATGCTGAAGTAAAACCTAGTGACAAGATCGACCTGGTCAAACGGTTCCAGTCTGAAGGTGAGTCTGTTGCAATGGTGGGAGATGGCATCAATGATGCTCCTGCGTTGGCTCAGGCAGACGTCGGGATCGCTATCGGCACCGGAACGGACGTAGCGAAAGAAGCGGCGGACATCACGCTGATGAACAGTGATCTGCGAAATGTGCCACATGCCCTTCAGCTTTCACGCGCCACGATGCGGAACATCAAGCAGAATCTCTTCTTTGCCTTCATCTACAATGTTGTTGGGATACCATTGGCGGCCGGACTCTTCGTTCCAAGCCTTGGCATCGCCCTAGATCCGGCCATTGCTGCTGCGGCTATGGGCCTCAGCTCAGTGAGCGTACTTACAAATGCACTTCGTCTTCGTTCATTTTCATTCAAAGGGTAGACTCATGGACACAACACAATGGATCGTCTCCGGTGCGGGACTCGCACTCATTCTGGGGATCGCATTCTTCTTTTTCACTTCATCGAAAGGAGTCGCTATGTCGGCTACTACAGCAAACGGTATCCAAACTCAACACATTGTTGTAAAGGGTGGATACAGTCCGTCAAAGATCAACGTTCATTCGGGAGAACCCGTACGCCTCGTCTTCGAGCGCCACGAGACCTCTCCATGCAGTGAAGAACTTCTCATCCCGGCGTTCGGTATCAAGCGTGATCTCGCGCCGCATGCAAAGACAACCGTGGAATTCACTCCAACAAAGCCCGGAACATATGAGTTTACGTGCGGTATGAACATGCTACGCGGATCCATCACTGTTGAAGCTGCACACCAATGAAAACGTTCATCATCATCACAATCGCGCTCCTCCTTGCCACTAGGCTAGGGTATGGACAGGAGCATGCACATCACGATCATCAACAGCACGATTCTACAGCTCCAACTTCAGCCATCGATCCATCAACAATGATGACCGCCTCAACGTCACTCTCGTTACCGATGACGCGGAATGGTTCGGGAACCGGTTGGCAGCCGGATGATTCTCCGATGTATGCCATTATGAACCATGATCTTGGTGGTTGGCAATTGATGTTGCATGGATCACTCTTCCTTCGTCAGACATGGGTGAACATCAACAACAGCGATAAGCGCTCCGACTCGAAATTCGATGCACCAAACTACGTGATGGCCATGGCTCAACGTCGTATCGGAGAGAATGGACTTCTTAGTCTTCAAGCAATGATCTCGCTGGACCCTCTCACGGTAGGGGGCGCAGGGTATCCATTGCTATTCCAGACCGGAGAATCGTGGGAAGGCAAGCCCCTTGTGGATCACCAACACCCGCACGATCTGTTTGCTTCTCTGGCGGTGGCCTACACCCAGCGTTTGAACGATGATGTTGACGTTACTGCCTACCTCGGCTATCCGGGCGAACCGGCTCTGGGACCAACGGCTTTTATGCACCGTGCTTCAAGCATCTCCAATCCCGACGCTCCTCTAGGACATCACTGGCTGGATGCAACACACATTGTATTCGGTGTTGGAACGATGGGAGTACGCGTTGGACAGTTCAAGGCCGAAGGTTCGATCTTCACGGGTAAGGAGCCTGATGAGAACCGATACAACTTCGATGCACCGTTGTTCGATTCGTATTCATGGCGACTCTCGTGGGCGCCAAGCAGGTATATCACAGCACAGATCTCGCAGGGATATCTGAACGAACCCGAGTTTGGATCCACGACCGATGTGGTTCGAACAACCGCATCGATGCAATTTTCAGCCGGAGATACAGATGCTTGGTGGTCAGGAATGGTAGCCGGTGGCCACAATGATGCCGGGCATGGTCACGAGGAATTCGCAGTACTTGCAGAAGCCGCAGTTGACCTCTCCGGAACAGTACCCTACGTCCGTGCTGAATGGGTCCAGAAGTCTCGCGAGGAACTAGGATTCGACGAGGAAGGGGCTCACGGAGCGATCGAGGACATCACCTCGGTGACACTTGGGATCTCCCGCAGACTCACCACTATCGCGTTGATCGACGTAAGTATTGGCGCCCAAGCAACGGCGAACTTCTTTGCCGCGTCACTGCAAGGTGCCTATGGGACCACACCGATCTCTGCCCAGATCTATCTGCGGCTCACACCAACATTGTTCGGTATGATGTGATACGACATTGAAGCGCGACGGGACGCCGTCGCGCTCTCGTGTCAATACGGGCCGAACTTCATCGTTGCCACACCAAACAACCCCGATACGGTCGAATTGTCATAGGTCTTGTTTCCTACCACGTTAGAATGTTCACTTCAACATTCACAGCGGGCTCAAACACAAAACAGCTCGTGCTGTAGAGGGTGATGCGATCAGAGACTCCAGCTCTAGTCCGCCATATCCGAATGAGATGCCGGTATCGGCCGGACTGCTCTGGTTATGATGCATCATGTCCGTGTATCCGTATCCGCCGCCACCGATCACGAACGTGCGGTTGATCACCCAGCCGCCTCTGCCGCCAAAGAGCACTGCGGTCTCACCATCCATAGCACCGACCTTTACGACAAGAGCACCGAATCCACCATTATGGATCTCACCGGCGGGGATCAGTGTCTGAACGGGATCTACAGGCTTGGTAGTGTCCTGCGCTGCCAAACTGGCATTGCTCTGTAGAGCAAACAATGCCATTACGATAAATGTGAGGATTGATATGGTCCGTGTCATGATGTACCTCGCAGTTGTTCAATCATTATCTGTGTGCAATCTAGGGGGAAAGCGGTAGGTTGTTGAAATGAAGGCCTACGTACTCCTCCTCCTCTTCATGGCTATCGGCATTCTCCCGTGTCGGACCTTGGCACAGCTCGTTGTGCCCGTCTTTTCAGAACCATCTGCCCAGGGGAGATACCATCCCAAACTCACAACGGCACCGGATGGCAGGATCGTACTTACGTTCTCAGAGAAAGAAGGAACAAAGGCACGTTACTATGTTGCCGTTTCTGATAATGCCGGACGCACCTTTACTACACCGCGTTCGATCGGACTAGCGGAGTTCGGTGCAGCTATTCTGCAACGTCAACCATATGTTGTGCTCGACAAGGACAACATCATGCATGTTGTAGTTGAACAGTCGATCGGCAACAACGAACGCGCCCTGCATCACCGGTCATCATCAGACATGGGTGCTACGTGGAGCATGCCCGTGCGGATCTCTGCAGAGCCCCCTGCCCGACCTCAAGACTTTGCAACGATAGCTGTGGACGATGAAGGGGCTATCTACATCAGCTACATTTCGGTGTTGGCCGATGCGTCGGACGAATACACACACATCTTTCTCGTCCGTTCCACCGATGGCGGAAAGACGTGGTCGCGAGAGAGGCGAGTTGACGCCTTCCCTGTGGGAGGTTGTTGCGAGTGTTGTATTCAGAACATCATCGTGGATGCGAAGGGCGATGTTGTGATCGCGTTTCGATCGAACATCATGAACCGACGGGACATCCACATCGTTCGTTCGTCCGACGGCGGGCAGACCTTTTCTGCTGCGCAGCTGATCCAATCAGAACCATGGTTCATCGAAGGTTGTCCGGGCACAGGTCCATCCATTAGATCCGATTCAACCGGAACTCTTCACATCACCTGGCGCGATACGCGTGATGTGGCGTTCGCCGGCAGCTGTTACTACGCAGCTGTTCCTCCGAATTCCACTTCAACACCGATCAACGTTCTTCTCAATCCGCCCCTTGGCACCGATGGCGAATATCCGATCGTAGCAACCGATCCATCCGGCACCTCAGTTGCAATGGTCTACCATTCATTCGACGGGATCTACTACACTGAACGTGAGATGTTGCCCACGCGGCGCACTCTCTCCACGCAGGGACTCAGTAATCCATGCGTTAGCGTTGTATGGCACGGCAACGGGTTCTTATCGATATGGCAAGAACAACGTGAGTCCGGTGCCGATATCGTCTCCTACCGCACGGATGTTGTCTCTTCAGCTGTTGACTCACCGGAATTCGAATCAGTGCAATGTGGTACGATCATCTTTTACGATGTGCAAGGCCGCATTGTTACAGAGAATCACCCCAACCACGTGGTGTTCGGCGTCTGCACCTCCACACCACGTCACCTACACAGGTCACCTAAATAGGTCACCTAAGCCGGCCACCTACACAGGCTACTGGTTCCC
This region of Ignavibacteria bacterium genomic DNA includes:
- a CDS encoding exo-alpha-sialidase, translating into MKAYVLLLLFMAIGILPCRTLAQLVVPVFSEPSAQGRYHPKLTTAPDGRIVLTFSEKEGTKARYYVAVSDNAGRTFTTPRSIGLAEFGAAILQRQPYVVLDKDNIMHVVVEQSIGNNERALHHRSSSDMGATWSMPVRISAEPPARPQDFATIAVDDEGAIYISYISVLADASDEYTHIFLVRSTDGGKTWSRERRVDAFPVGGCCECCIQNIIVDAKGDVVIAFRSNIMNRRDIHIVRSSDGGQTFSAAQLIQSEPWFIEGCPGTGPSIRSDSTGTLHITWRDTRDVAFAGSCYYAAVPPNSTSTPINVLLNPPLGTDGEYPIVATDPSGTSVAMVYHSFDGIYYTEREMLPTRRTLSTQGLSNPCVSVVWHGNGFLSIWQEQRESGADIVSYRTDVVSSAVDSPEFESVQCGTIIFYDVQGRIVTENHPNHVVFGVCTSTPRHLHRSPK